One Trichomycterus rosablanca isolate fTriRos1 chromosome 10, fTriRos1.hap1, whole genome shotgun sequence DNA window includes the following coding sequences:
- the dhrs7cb gene encoding dehydrogenase/reductase (SDR family) member 7Cb isoform X1 — translation MAVPSVMVLPMLVVVFAGIYYLYNEIIQFMSKSVVHNKVVVITDAVSAMGSECARLLHEGGAQLVLCGPSWDKLESLHDSLCSGSDPSKTFPPKLVLLDFSDMDGMEEVIAEISECYGYVDVLICNGSMKVKAPVQNLSLDMDKTIMDVNYFGPITLAKGILPLMISRRTGHFIIINSIQGKIAVPFRTSCEYRDLVDGFGKWCVRNHLLLNVSKTKEMSVDFRRKRTVSTPVTIMGQHVELVDTYKYLGVWLDNRLDWKANTEAVYRKGMSRLYFLRKLRSFNVCSKMLTIFYQSVVAGAVFFAAVCWGGSIRAGDAKKLNKLIKKAGSVLGCSLDGFELVVERRSVNKLISILDNPSHPLHDLLIRQRSTFSNRLIQLHCKKERYRKSFVPTAISLYNSSSLCRDIITH, via the exons aTGGCTGTCCCGTCTGTGATGGTGCTGCCCATGCTGGTAGTGGTGTTTGCTGGAATCTACTACCTCTACAACGAGATCATCCAGTTCATGTCCAAGTCTGTGGTGCACAACAAAGTGGTGGTGATTACAGACGCCGTGTCTGCGATGGGAAGTG AATGTGCCAGGCTGCTTCATGAAGGTGGTGCCCAGTTGGTGTTGTGTGGACCCAGCTGGGACAAGCTGGAGTCTCTGCACGACTCGCTGTGCAGCGGTTCGGATCCCAGTAAA ACCTTCCCACCCAAGCTGGTTCTGCTGGACTTCAGCGACATGGATGGCATGGAGGAGGTGATCGCCGAGATCAGCGAGTGCTACGGCTACGTGGACGTGCTCATATGCAACGGCAGCATGAAGGTCAAAGCTCCGGTGCAGAATCTCTCGCTGGACATGGACAAAACCATCATGGACGTCAACTACTTTGGGCCCATCACCTTGGCCAAGG GTATTCTGCCGTTAATGATCTCCCGAAGAACCGGTCATTTCATTATCATCAACAGCATCCAGGGGAAAATCGCCGTCCCCTTTCGCACCTCCT GTGAATACAGGGACCTTGTGGACGGCTTTGGCAAGTGGTGCGTGAGGAACCATCTGCTCCTGAATGTCTCCAAAACTAAGGAGATGtccgtggacttcaggaggaaaAGAACTGTGAGCACCCCTGTTACCATCATGGGTCAGCATGTTGAACTGGTGGACACGTACAAGTACTTGGGTGTCTGGCTTGACAACAGACTGGACTGGAAGGCCAACACAGAGGCTGTGTACAGGAAAGGGATGAGCAGACTCTACTTTCTGAGAAAGCTCAGATcctttaatgtgtgcagcaagATGCTGACCATTTTCTACCAGTCTGTTGTTGCGGGTGCTGTGTTTTTTGCAGCAGTGTGCTGGGGAGGCAGCATCAGAGCAGGAGatgcaaaaaaacttaataaactGATCAAGAAGGCTGGCTCAGTCTTGGGCTGCTCACTGGATGGCTTCGAGTTGGTGGTCGAAAGGAGGTCGGTAAACAAACTCATTTCCATACTGGACAATCCATCACATCCCCTCCATGACCTCCTAATCAGACAGCGGAGCACCTTCAGTAACAGACTCATCCAGCTCCACTGTAAGAAGGAACGATACAGGAAATCGTTTGTACCAACAGCGATCTCACTGTATAACTCATCCTCACTGTGCCGGGACATCATTACTCACTGA
- the dhrs7cb gene encoding dehydrogenase/reductase (SDR family) member 7Cb isoform X2, with protein sequence MAVPSVMVLPMLVVVFAGIYYLYNEIIQFMSKSVVHNKVVVITDAVSAMGSECARLLHEGGAQLVLCGPSWDKLESLHDSLCSGSDPSKTFPPKLVLLDFSDMDGMEEVIAEISECYGYVDVLICNGSMKVKAPVQNLSLDMDKTIMDVNYFGPITLAKGILPLMISRRTGHFIIINSIQGKIAVPFRTSYAASKHAVQAFFDCLRAEVDEYGVSVSTINHTFINATPQDATPSKPKSTNAVWAYILNKLTTHGVNPKALAREIVRVVNRKRREVLLAHPIPWTALYVRSLVPSFFFSVVAAGVKDTAMGQQLK encoded by the exons aTGGCTGTCCCGTCTGTGATGGTGCTGCCCATGCTGGTAGTGGTGTTTGCTGGAATCTACTACCTCTACAACGAGATCATCCAGTTCATGTCCAAGTCTGTGGTGCACAACAAAGTGGTGGTGATTACAGACGCCGTGTCTGCGATGGGAAGTG AATGTGCCAGGCTGCTTCATGAAGGTGGTGCCCAGTTGGTGTTGTGTGGACCCAGCTGGGACAAGCTGGAGTCTCTGCACGACTCGCTGTGCAGCGGTTCGGATCCCAGTAAA ACCTTCCCACCCAAGCTGGTTCTGCTGGACTTCAGCGACATGGATGGCATGGAGGAGGTGATCGCCGAGATCAGCGAGTGCTACGGCTACGTGGACGTGCTCATATGCAACGGCAGCATGAAGGTCAAAGCTCCGGTGCAGAATCTCTCGCTGGACATGGACAAAACCATCATGGACGTCAACTACTTTGGGCCCATCACCTTGGCCAAGG GTATTCTGCCGTTAATGATCTCCCGAAGAACCGGTCATTTCATTATCATCAACAGCATCCAGGGGAAAATCGCCGTCCCCTTTCGCACCTCCT ATGCTGCGTCCAAGCACGCGGTGCAGGCCTTCTTCGACTGTCTGAGAGCCGAGGTGGACGAGTACGGCGTCTCCGTCAGCACCATCAACCATACTTTCATCAACGCTACGCCCCAGGACGCCACCCCCTCCAAACCTAAATCCACCAACGCTGTGTGGGCAT ACATCCTGAACAAGCTGACCACTCACGGCGTGAACCCCAAGGCCCTGGCCCGTGAGATAGTCCGCGTGGTCAACCGGAAGAGGAGAGAGGTGCTCCTGGCTCACCCCATCCCATGGACCGCTCTGTACGTCCGCTCACTCGTGCCCAGCTTCTTCTTCTCCGTGGTGGCGGCGGGGGTGAAGGACACAGCCATGGGTCAGCAGCTCAAATAG